From the genome of Vanessa atalanta chromosome 30, ilVanAtal1.2, whole genome shotgun sequence, one region includes:
- the LOC125075434 gene encoding retroviral integration site protein Fli-1 homolog: protein MTQPPFLPWGLPYHREPPAARREGYDHGHLQTHGATHAAVYTHRHTLEHTHIDTHQTQCKGEGEDTTEYRDYMQRCSSYGKCSEEPETSETREEPVTSSAEPWGDRLVSSSHCSVGTSRTDAASPHQHVTTTHAGSSGGRRGALQLWQFLVSLLAEGARCVAWTGRGLEFKLHEPEEVARRWGAQKNRPAMNYDKLSRSLRYYYEKGIMQKVAGERYVYKFVCDPEALFSMARPPTYDVISQLYYPPYIPGSAPPAPSTSIPSTSDYQRRFYPDSHYES, encoded by the exons ATGACTCAACCACCATTCCTGCCTTGGGGGCTTCCCTACCACAG GGAACCCCCCGCCGCGCGCCGGGAGGGCTACGATCACGGACATCTGCAAACGCACGGCGCGACTCACGCGGCCGTGTACACACACCGCCATACGCTcgaacacacacacatagacaCGCATCAGACGCA GTGTAAAGGCGAAGGTGAGGACACAACAGAATACAGAGACTACATGCAAAG ATGCAGTAGTTATGGCAAGTGTTCCGAGGAACCCGAAACATCTGAGACTAGGGAAGAGCCCGTCACCAGCAGCGCCGAGCCCTGGGGAGACAGACTGG TGAGCAGTTCCCATTGCAGCGTGGGTACGTCCCGGACCGACGCTGCGTCGCCCCACCAACATGTAACCACGACGCATGCAG GGTCATCTGGTGGACGAAGAGGCGCTCTACAATTATGGCAGTTCCTCGTATCGCTACTGGCTGAAGGAGCGCGATGTGTCGCCTGGACCGGCAGAGGCCTGGAGTTCAAGCTGCATGAACCAGAAGAG GTTGCAAGACGATGGGGCGCGCAGAAGAACAGACCAGCAATGAACTACGATAAACTGTCTCGCTCGCTCCGATATTATTACGAGAAGGGCATCATGCAGAAAGTCGCAG GTGAACGCTACGTGTATAAATTCGTCTGCGACCCAGAAGCTCTATTCAGTATGGCTCGTCCCCCCACTTACGATGTCATCTCCCAGCTCTACTACCCACCTTACATCCCGGGTAGCGCACCGCCCGCCCCCAGCACCAGCATACCCAGCACCAGTGACTACCAGCGGCGGTTCTACCCCGATAGTCATTACGAATcgtaa